In one Nicotiana tomentosiformis chromosome 6, ASM39032v3, whole genome shotgun sequence genomic region, the following are encoded:
- the LOC104118374 gene encoding chaperone protein dnaJ 8, chloroplastic-like: MATAIGMLGNVGGCGSASASWIRLKNCSKKKTKGENVRFGVSCVYSPSVSDPYKTLRINPGASESEVRKAFRQLALQYHPDVCRGNNCGIQFHQINEAYDVVMSNLRGETKRAEMEIYEEYEDDDSMRGVNDPDWDMWEEWMGWEGAGIRDYSSHINPYI, from the exons ATGGCGACTGCTATTGGAATGCTGGGAAACGTTGGGGGTTGCGGCTCTGCATCTGCGTCTTGGATTCGTTTGAAAAACTGCTCAAAGAAGAAAACGAAGGGTGAGAATGTTAGATTTGGGGTGTCTTGTGTTTATTCTCCTTCTGTGAGTGATCCTTACAAAACCTTGAGAATTAACCCTGGTGCTTCTGAATCTGAAGTCCGGAAAGCTTTTAGACAGCTCGCTCTTCAG TATCACCCGGATGTGTGCAGAGGAAATAATTGCGGCATCCAATTCCACCAAATCAATGAAGCATACGAT GTTGTGATGAGTAACTTGAGAGGTGAAACGAAGAGGGCAGAAATGGAAATATACGAGGAATATGAGGATGATGATTCCATGAGAGGAGTGAACGATCCAGATTGGGACATGTGGGAAGAGTGGATGGGATGGGAAGGAGCTGGCATTCGTGACTACTCTTCTCACATCAACCCTTATATTTAA